The Blochmannia endosymbiont of Colobopsis nipponica genome has a segment encoding these proteins:
- the murG gene encoding undecaprenyldiphospho-muramoylpentapeptide beta-N-acetylglucosaminyltransferase, with the protein MIKKDMRIMIIAGGTGGHIFSGLAIARYLISHGVQIKWLGCINRIESKLIPKYGIDIEYIDISGIIGKKIKIQLTSLIKIIRSFNKSRRIIKLWRPDVVLGMGGYVSGPVGLAAWSVGIPLVIHEQNAIAGFTNRILKKISTRVLQAFPNVLSRAEIVGNPIRDEILSLPDPIQRLSYRTGPIRLLVIGGSQGAQVLNKIIPEAVIGLHDKLNVWHQIGSGGCLEKTRDIYLKYGINHKIVSFIDDIAQAYAWADLVVCRSGALTVSEITAVGIAAIFVPFVHLDYHQYWNAISLQRMGAAEIIKESEFTVERISKIFTCLNRDILLKMAKRSKMFYIADATQRIAQILMSVSSKN; encoded by the coding sequence ATGATAAAAAAAGATATGCGTATTATGATAATAGCTGGGGGTACTGGTGGTCATATTTTTTCTGGGTTGGCAATAGCTCGTTATTTAATTAGTCATGGTGTACAGATTAAATGGTTAGGTTGTATTAATCGTATTGAATCTAAGTTAATACCTAAATATGGTATTGACATTGAATATATTGATATTAGTGGAATAATTGGTAAAAAAATAAAGATACAATTAACATCGTTGATCAAAATTATTAGATCTTTTAATAAATCACGTCGAATTATTAAATTATGGCGCCCTGATGTGGTATTAGGTATGGGTGGTTATGTTTCTGGTCCTGTTGGATTAGCTGCTTGGAGTGTAGGTATTCCATTAGTAATACACGAACAAAATGCTATTGCAGGTTTCACTAACCGTATTTTAAAAAAAATTTCAACGCGAGTATTACAAGCATTTCCTAACGTTTTATCTCGTGCAGAAATAGTTGGAAATCCTATACGCGATGAAATATTATCGTTACCTGATCCAATTCAGCGATTGAGTTATCGTACTGGACCTATTAGGTTATTAGTAATTGGAGGTAGTCAGGGGGCTCAAGTTTTAAATAAAATCATTCCAGAGGCAGTTATTGGTCTACATGACAAATTGAACGTATGGCATCAAATTGGTAGTGGAGGATGTTTAGAAAAAACGCGAGATATTTATTTAAAGTATGGAATTAATCATAAAATAGTAAGTTTTATTGATGATATAGCCCAAGCATACGCATGGGCTGATTTAGTGGTTTGTCGATCTGGAGCTTTAACTGTTAGTGAAATAACTGCTGTTGGTATTGCAGCTATTTTTGTGCCTTTTGTTCATTTAGATTATCATCAATATTGGAATGCTATATCATTACAAAGAATGGGTGCAGCGGAAATTATTAAAGAATCTGAGTTTACAGTTGAACGAATCAGCAAAATATTTACTTGTTTAAATAGAGATATTTTATTAAAAATGGCAAAGCGTTCTAAAATGTTTTATATAGCCGATGCCACCCAACGTATTGCACAAATTTTGATGTCAGTATCTTCAAAAAATTAA
- the murC gene encoding UDP-N-acetylmuramate--L-alanine ligase: MNYQRLTELHTFNPKMNRIKQVHFVGIGGSSMGGIAEILANKGYRISGSDVVSNKLIKRLVSLGIKIFFNHHPANVNNANVVVISSAISQDNPEVLAARKACIPIIKRAEMLAELMRFRYGIAVAGTHGKTTTTAMLASIYMQAGLDPTFIIGGEIKAIGVNAQLGYGPYLIVEADESDASFLFLRPIIEIITNIDADHIDAYEGNFNNLKKTFINFMHKIPFYGSVIVCIDDPIIKELIPKINRHIVTYGFSPDADFSICGYSQQEEKISFLLKKDGSLLQVTLNMPGRHNALNAAAAIAVAFEEGISNRTILQAISQYQGTCRRFECLGNYNLKDINGKQGTVMLIHDYGHHPTELDVTIRAIRNGWFNRRLVMIFQPHRFTRMRNLYNDFVRVLSNVDFLLLLNIYSAGENSIPDVDSYSLCKSIRQFGKINPVLALDITQLSCILSVILQNNDLVLMQGAGTIGEIANKLARNNLLL, from the coding sequence GTGAATTATCAACGATTAACAGAATTACATACTTTTAATCCAAAGATGAATCGTATTAAACAAGTGCATTTTGTTGGTATAGGCGGTTCTAGTATGGGAGGAATTGCAGAGATTTTGGCTAATAAAGGATATCGTATTAGTGGCTCTGATGTAGTATCAAATAAATTAATTAAACGACTAGTTAGTTTAGGTATAAAAATTTTTTTTAATCATCATCCTGCTAATGTTAATAATGCTAATGTAGTTGTTATATCTAGTGCTATTTCTCAAGATAATCCGGAAGTACTTGCTGCTAGAAAAGCTTGTATTCCGATTATAAAACGTGCAGAAATGTTAGCTGAATTAATGAGATTTCGTTATGGTATTGCTGTTGCTGGTACTCATGGGAAAACTACCACTACAGCCATGCTTGCTAGTATTTATATGCAGGCTGGTTTAGATCCTACTTTTATTATTGGGGGAGAAATTAAAGCAATTGGTGTTAATGCTCAATTGGGATATGGTCCTTATTTAATTGTAGAGGCTGATGAAAGTGATGCATCATTTTTATTTTTGCGACCAATAATAGAAATTATTACCAATATTGATGCTGACCATATAGATGCATATGAGGGGAATTTTAATAATCTAAAAAAGACCTTTATTAATTTTATGCATAAGATACCATTTTATGGGTCCGTTATTGTATGTATAGATGATCCAATAATAAAAGAATTGATACCTAAAATAAACCGTCACATTGTGACTTATGGATTTAGTCCTGATGCTGATTTTTCAATTTGTGGATACAGTCAACAAGAAGAAAAAATATCTTTTTTATTAAAAAAAGACGGATCTTTGTTACAAGTCACCTTAAATATGCCTGGTCGCCATAATGCGTTAAATGCTGCTGCAGCTATCGCAGTGGCTTTTGAAGAGGGCATAAGTAATAGGACTATTTTACAAGCTATTTCTCAATATCAAGGTACATGTCGTCGTTTTGAGTGTTTAGGAAATTATAATTTGAAAGATATTAATGGTAAACAAGGGACAGTTATGCTAATCCATGATTATGGACATCATCCTACTGAATTAGATGTTACTATTAGAGCTATACGTAATGGCTGGTTTAATAGACGTTTAGTTATGATATTTCAACCTCATCGCTTTACTAGAATGAGAAATTTGTACAATGATTTTGTTAGAGTATTATCTAATGTAGATTTTTTGTTGCTTTTAAATATATATTCTGCTGGAGAAAATTCAATACCTGATGTTGATAGTTATTCTTTATGTAAATCTATTCGTCAATTTGGGAAAATTAATCCCGTTTTAGCCTTAGATATTACACAATTGTCATGTATTTTATCTGTGATTTTACAAAATAATGATTTAGTTTTAATGCAAGGTGCAGGTACTATTGGTGAAATAGCAAATAAATTAGCGCGTAATAATTTATTATTATGA
- a CDS encoding cell division protein FtsQ/DivIB gives MRDVSHLEDYQLFINGHLNYTIDKDINYAISVAGSNPNFMQCDVFAIHKYLKELSWIKEVSVRKQWPNILKIRIVEYEPVAYWNDVYMLDSNGVIFQIPTERMHKYFLPMLYGSTRDVLDLLTGYYLLNEIVTFSNFKIKSIKLDNRYSWQIILQDNIILKLGRKNKVKKLQNFIKIYPFFLESLKDKAKYISYIDLRYDHGFAVGWISSNN, from the coding sequence ATGAGAGATGTTTCTCATTTGGAAGATTATCAATTATTTATTAATGGTCATTTAAATTATACAATTGATAAGGATATTAATTATGCTATTTCTGTTGCCGGTTCAAATCCAAATTTTATGCAATGTGATGTATTTGCTATTCATAAATATCTCAAAGAATTATCATGGATTAAAGAAGTTAGTGTACGTAAACAATGGCCTAATATATTAAAGATCAGAATTGTGGAATATGAACCAGTGGCATATTGGAATGATGTTTATATGTTAGATAGTAACGGTGTTATTTTTCAAATTCCAACGGAAAGAATGCATAAATATTTTTTGCCTATGTTATATGGATCTACTAGAGATGTACTAGATTTGTTAACCGGTTATTATTTGCTTAATGAGATTGTAACGTTCAGCAATTTTAAAATAAAATCTATAAAACTGGATAATCGTTATTCATGGCAAATAATATTACAAGATAATATTATATTGAAATTAGGTAGAAAAAATAAGGTAAAAAAATTACAAAACTTTATTAAGATTTATCCCTTTTTTCTTGAAAGCCTTAAAGATAAAGCTAAATATATTAGTTATATAGATTTGCGGTACGATCATGGTTTTGCTGTAGGTTGGATATCTTCCAATAATTAA
- the murD gene encoding UDP-N-acetylmuramoyl-L-alanine--D-glutamate ligase → MMNYQGKRVVVIGLGITGLSCIAFFLKRNVIPQVMDTRKYPPNLDKLPDNIEYCLGELNRQWLFKATLIVLSPGISLYHPLLIMAANLGIEIVGDIELFLREVTKPIIAITGTNGKSTVTKLVGEFVKGAGLRVGIGGNIGIPVLTLLDFDYQLYVLEISSFQLETIYTLHAAAATVLNISDEHVNRYPYGLHQYQKIKLKIYQSASLCIVNALDLLTFPRGKNNCFSRFVYFGVKYSNFYLDYYKKQIFLILHNKILLNCLDLKIVGYHNYLNILAALALVDFLSISHFVYWDVLRKFTGLPHRFELVHFKNGVRWINDSKSTNMASTRAALMSLSFDRGVIHLLLGGDAKSADFNSFKSYVQGDRIFLYCFGKDAKYLAKLRSDHVVITDTMEQALKIISIRACYGDVVLLSPGCSSLDQFENFEVRGERFTNLAKKFG, encoded by the coding sequence ATGATGAATTATCAAGGCAAACGAGTTGTTGTAATCGGGTTAGGAATAACTGGTTTATCTTGTATTGCATTTTTTTTAAAACGTAATGTTATCCCTCAAGTCATGGATACTAGAAAGTATCCACCAAATTTAGATAAATTACCTGACAACATAGAATATTGTTTGGGTGAATTAAATAGGCAATGGTTATTCAAGGCTACTTTAATTGTCTTAAGTCCTGGTATATCGTTATATCATCCTCTTTTGATTATGGCAGCAAATTTAGGTATAGAAATCGTTGGAGATATTGAGTTATTTCTTCGCGAAGTTACTAAACCAATTATTGCTATTACTGGTACGAATGGTAAAAGTACAGTAACTAAATTAGTAGGTGAGTTCGTTAAGGGTGCAGGTTTACGAGTTGGTATTGGTGGTAATATTGGAATACCAGTTCTTACATTATTAGATTTTGATTATCAGTTGTATGTATTAGAAATATCTAGTTTTCAATTAGAAACTATTTACACTTTACATGCTGCTGCAGCTACAGTTTTAAATATTAGTGATGAACATGTGAATCGTTATCCTTATGGATTACATCAGTATCAAAAGATTAAGTTGAAAATTTATCAATCTGCATCTCTATGTATAGTGAATGCTTTGGATTTGTTGACTTTTCCAAGGGGAAAAAATAATTGTTTTAGTCGTTTTGTTTATTTTGGCGTGAAATATAGTAATTTTTATCTAGATTATTATAAAAAACAAATTTTTTTAATATTGCATAATAAAATATTATTGAATTGTTTAGATCTTAAAATTGTTGGTTATCATAATTATCTTAATATATTAGCTGCATTAGCTTTAGTTGATTTTTTATCAATTTCTCATTTTGTCTATTGGGATGTATTACGGAAATTTACTGGATTACCTCATCGATTTGAATTAGTTCATTTTAAGAATGGAGTAAGATGGATTAATGATTCTAAGTCTACGAATATGGCCAGTACTAGAGCTGCTCTTATGAGTTTATCTTTTGATAGAGGGGTGATACATTTATTGTTAGGTGGTGATGCTAAATCTGCTGATTTTAATTCTTTCAAATCTTATGTACAAGGAGATAGAATATTTTTATATTGTTTTGGGAAAGATGCTAAATATTTAGCAAAGTTGCGTTCAGATCATGTGGTTATCACTGATACTATGGAGCAGGCTTTAAAGATTATTAGTATTCGAGCTTGTTATGGTGATGTAGTTTTATTATCTCCAGGTTGTTCTAGTTTGGATCAATTTGAGAATTTTGAGGTACGTGGTGAAAGATTTACAAATTTAGCAAAAAAATTTGGATGA
- the ftsW gene encoding cell division protein FtsW: MLNKSVNVLYDRILLWLILGLIFTGIVMVASTSMLVGSRLLGDPFYFVKRNMLYVGLSFLISLFLLRTPVFRWHRYSLILLLVSFVLLIVVLLFGNTVHGSSRWLSFGWLSIQPAELSKLSLFCYLSSYFSYKFKNGCFDFYVFCKPILIMLSICLLVLVQPDFGSAVVIFATTLGILFIASIRLRKFFLFVFVSVFIVVGLILIEPYRIERIFSFWNPWQDPFGSGYQLTQSLMAFGRGKLWGRGLGNSIQKMEYLPEAHTDFIFAIIAEEFGYCGAFLVLLMIFSVVFRALAISRHAFRLNMFFSGFLSCAIGIWFSFQTIVNVGVTVGLLPTKGLTFPFISYGGSSFMVLFCAVILLLRIDFELRISELQAFAKGLV; encoded by the coding sequence ATGTTAAATAAATCCGTTAATGTCTTATATGACCGCATTCTTTTGTGGTTAATTTTAGGATTAATTTTTACAGGGATAGTTATGGTTGCTTCCACTTCGATGTTAGTAGGATCAAGGTTGTTAGGTGATCCTTTTTATTTTGTTAAGCGTAATATGTTATATGTTGGATTATCATTTTTAATATCTTTATTTTTATTAAGAACACCTGTATTTAGATGGCATCGTTATAGTTTAATTTTGTTGTTAGTTTCTTTTGTTTTGTTGATAGTGGTATTGTTGTTTGGCAATACAGTTCATGGTTCGTCCCGGTGGTTATCTTTTGGTTGGTTGTCTATTCAACCAGCCGAATTATCAAAATTATCGTTATTTTGTTATTTATCTAGTTATTTTTCGTATAAATTTAAAAATGGTTGTTTTGATTTTTATGTTTTTTGTAAACCAATTCTCATTATGTTGAGTATTTGTTTATTAGTATTAGTTCAACCTGATTTTGGTAGCGCCGTAGTTATTTTTGCAACAACATTAGGTATCTTATTTATTGCTAGTATTCGGTTGAGAAAATTTTTTTTGTTTGTTTTTGTGAGTGTATTTATAGTAGTTGGTTTAATTTTAATTGAACCGTATCGTATAGAACGTATTTTTTCTTTTTGGAATCCATGGCAAGATCCTTTTGGTAGCGGATATCAATTAACGCAATCGTTAATGGCTTTTGGAAGAGGAAAGTTATGGGGGCGAGGTTTGGGAAATTCTATACAAAAAATGGAGTATCTTCCGGAAGCTCATACCGATTTTATATTTGCTATAATTGCTGAAGAATTTGGATATTGTGGTGCATTTTTAGTTTTATTAATGATATTTTCAGTAGTTTTTCGAGCTCTAGCTATTTCTCGTCATGCTTTTAGACTTAATATGTTTTTTTCAGGTTTTTTATCCTGTGCTATTGGAATTTGGTTTAGTTTTCAAACAATAGTAAATGTTGGAGTGACAGTTGGTTTATTGCCAACAAAAGGTTTAACGTTTCCATTTATCAGTTATGGTGGATCTAGTTTTATGGTATTATTTTGTGCAGTTATATTATTATTGAGGATAGATTTTGAATTACGCATTTCTGAATTACAAGCTTTTGCAAAGGGTTTGGTATGA